The nucleotide window AAGTCTCCGGGCAAAATATGTTTGTGGGCCTGTCCTGCTCGACGGCAGCTGAAGTGGCTGCGGCGAACCAGTTGACCGGCGTGGATTACTTAGGCAGTGGTCCGATTTTCCCAACCACGTCCAAGGACGACGCTGATCCGGTCATTGGCGTGGCTGGGCTGCAGAAATTGGTGGCTCAGGCGAACGTGCCAATCGTGGCCATTGGCGGGATTAGGGTTGATTCGTTAGCCGCCGTTGCCGCTACTGGTGCGGCCGGTGTAGCGGTTATCACGTTGTTGACGCGGAGCACGTCGCCAGCCAGCGATGTGGCCGCGATGCGCCAAGCATTTCACCGTTAAATATAAGTAAAAAACAGCGCAGTGACGGGGTGTACTAGTCCCTGTCAAGTTGTCATATGAAATAATATAATTTTATGTTGTCTCTAAGCGGCCTCACTCCGGTATTCTACCGGGGTGAGGTCGTTTCTTGCTGGTGAGCGATCTAGGTGATTGAAGTAGTGGATTCCTTCCTTTACCAGCGCTTCAAATTCTTCGTAGGTTTTGGGCATTGGATGACGATCCATCCAATGCGTCTTGAACTCATTCCACCAACGTTCCATTGGCGCGTTATCGCAAGGCGTACCCGGTCGTGACATACTGCGTGTGACTTCGTAGGGGACCAGAAAGTTATTGAATTGTTTGGACGTATAAGCCGATCCGCGGTCAGTATGAACTACCGGATTGACGTCACCAGCGTACTCAAAAGCCCGCCGAAATACTTCGATTTCGGCATCTGCTGTTTCTGTTTTACTTAAGTTAGAGGCAATCAAGACCCGTCCGTAAAGGTCCAAAACGCCGCTCAACCGCATTTTGAACTGCCCATTAACGCCGTAAGATAATTCAGTTGAATCGGACAGCCAAACCTGATTAGGGGCGGTGGCCGTAAAATTTTGGTTCAAAAGATTATCTTGCATGTACTGTTCTTGTTCCTTGATTCTATGATGCTTCTTGACCCGAATCTGGCATCGAATCCCTAGGTTACCCATAATGCGTTTGACTCGCTTAATGGTAACGTCAAAGGTGATCTGCTCGTCTCGGTTCAGGTTTGATAAAATCTTACCAGCACCG belongs to Levilactobacillus yonginensis and includes:
- a CDS encoding IS3 family transposase, which codes for MKQQHRLAYRAISEVSQGKHGAITKLLSYVGVSRQAYNKFLHRQETVWGAQEKLLEERITYWFKQHHQAIGAGKILSNLNRDEQITFDVTIKRVKRIMGNLGIRCQIRVKKHHRIKEQEQYMQDNLLNQNFTATAPNQVWLSDSTELSYGVNGQFKMRLSGVLDLYGRVLIASNLSKTETADAEIEVFRRAFEYAGDVNPVVHTDRGSAYTSKQFNNFLVPYEVTRSMSRPGTPCDNAPMERWWNEFKTHWMDRHPMPKTYEEFEALVKEGIHYFNHLDRSPARNDLTPVEYRSEAA
- the thiE gene encoding thiamine phosphate synthase; amino-acid sequence: MSVTFEPGLLRAYFVAGSQDVPNQDLREVLATMLTAGITAFQFRDKGNSQLTPDQRLALGKDLRDQCHAASVPFIVDDDVDMALALHADGIHVGQSDQKIQQVIQEVSGQNMFVGLSCSTAAEVAAANQLTGVDYLGSGPIFPTTSKDDADPVIGVAGLQKLVAQANVPIVAIGGIRVDSLAAVAATGAAGVAVITLLTRSTSPASDVAAMRQAFHR